Proteins encoded in a region of the Nitrospirota bacterium genome:
- a CDS encoding ribonuclease HII — protein sequence MGPTDEFELEARRRGYRRIAGLDEAGRGPLAGPVVAAAVILPSRCRLVGVNDSKQVSASDRERLYEVIVERARAIGVGIATEQEIDRLNILEATRLAMRRAVESLISPADCLLIDAVTLSNLAIPSRSIIKGDTLSISIAAASIVAKVTRDRLMEAYHQTYPHYNFLSHKGYGTEEHLRRLAQHGPCAIHRRTFAPVARLLSGHGESPRAIP from the coding sequence GTGGGACCTACCGACGAATTTGAATTGGAAGCCCGACGGCGCGGCTATCGCCGCATCGCCGGTCTGGATGAGGCCGGACGGGGCCCTCTTGCGGGCCCTGTCGTCGCGGCGGCGGTAATCCTGCCCTCTCGTTGCCGCTTGGTCGGCGTCAACGACTCCAAGCAAGTCTCCGCGTCTGACCGCGAGCGGCTCTACGAGGTGATTGTCGAGCGGGCTCGTGCTATCGGCGTGGGGATCGCGACGGAGCAGGAGATCGACCGACTCAATATTCTAGAAGCGACTCGTCTCGCCATGCGCCGTGCAGTGGAGTCGCTGATATCTCCGGCGGACTGCCTCTTGATCGACGCTGTCACTCTATCGAATCTCGCCATTCCCTCACGCTCGATCATTAAGGGCGATACGTTGTCGATCTCGATTGCTGCCGCGTCCATCGTGGCGAAAGTTACGCGAGATCGCTTGATGGAGGCGTATCATCAGACCTATCCCCATTATAATTTTCTGTCCCACAAGGGCTATGGGACAGAGGAGCATTTACGGCGGCTTGCGCAACATGGCCCCTGCGCCATCCATCGGCGCACGTTCGCTCCGGTTGCTCGTCTCCTGAGTGGGCATGGTGAATCTCCACGGGCGATTCCGTGA
- the ftsX gene encoding permease-like cell division protein FtsX has translation MRTLAYLLRESWVNMRTNRMTTMVAILTTAFTLACVGIFLLLYVNLRAAAGWLQDDIKIMVYLDDRLTSDSVAEVEQHLRSDRAVASLLFISKEQALGEFKAQFPSESYLLDGLGQNPLPASYVVALSPSFRSPDSVKRWAERVRQIAGVSKVDYNQDWIDALATVIRSIELVAIGIGVILSAAAVTIIANTIRLTLFARRDEIAILRLIGATTSFIRIPYLVEGAVLGALGSALSLVMLKFMYELFRQQMRTTGRFAGLDSLMAFFPPSICLALIAVGMGLGFAGSFVSIRRFGEGKA, from the coding sequence ATGAGGACGCTGGCCTATCTCCTGAGAGAATCTTGGGTCAATATGAGGACCAACCGGATGACGACGATGGTCGCCATCTTGACCACGGCCTTTACGCTGGCCTGTGTCGGCATCTTTTTACTGCTCTATGTCAATTTGCGGGCGGCAGCCGGCTGGCTCCAGGATGACATCAAGATCATGGTCTATCTCGATGACCGGCTTACGTCCGATTCGGTTGCGGAGGTGGAGCAGCATCTGCGGAGCGATCGTGCCGTCGCATCCCTGTTGTTTATTTCGAAAGAGCAGGCGCTGGGAGAGTTCAAGGCGCAATTTCCCTCGGAGTCTTACTTGCTTGATGGCTTGGGTCAAAACCCCTTACCGGCCTCCTATGTCGTGGCACTCAGTCCGTCGTTTCGATCACCGGATTCGGTGAAGCGATGGGCGGAACGGGTGCGGCAGATCGCCGGCGTGTCCAAAGTCGATTACAATCAAGATTGGATCGATGCCCTCGCGACGGTGATTCGATCGATTGAGTTGGTGGCGATCGGCATCGGCGTGATCCTTTCGGCGGCTGCTGTGACCATTATCGCCAATACGATTCGCCTGACGTTATTTGCCCGACGGGACGAGATCGCCATTTTGCGTCTCATCGGAGCCACCACCAGTTTTATCCGTATTCCCTATCTGGTGGAGGGCGCCGTACTTGGGGCGCTGGGTAGCGCGCTCTCACTGGTTATGCTCAAGTTCATGTACGAATTGTTCCGGCAGCAAATGCGGACGACTGGTCGATTTGCCGGACTCGACAGCCTCATGGCATTTTTCCCTCCGTCAATCTGTCTCGCCTTGATAGCAGTTGGGATGGGACTCGGGTTTGCAGGCAGCTTCGTCTCGATCAGGCGATTCGGCGAGGGCAAGGCATGA
- a CDS encoding DUF4321 domain-containing protein, translating into MRKSPWILLIFVLIGGLLGGVLGEILRVMAPQGTIQAIFASNFTPGINPPLTIDLVLLKFTLGFVLKINLLSLLGMFLGIYLYKNV; encoded by the coding sequence GTGAGAAAGTCACCCTGGATTCTGCTCATTTTCGTGCTCATCGGTGGACTCCTGGGCGGAGTACTGGGAGAAATTCTCCGAGTCATGGCTCCACAGGGCACCATTCAGGCGATATTCGCCAGCAACTTCACCCCCGGCATCAATCCCCCGCTGACGATCGATCTGGTCCTCCTCAAGTTCACCCTCGGCTTCGTCTTGAAAATTAACCTCCTCAGTCTCCTCGGGATGTTTCTGGGGATCTACCTCTACAAGAACGTCTAG
- the ftsE gene encoding cell division ATP-binding protein FtsE, with protein MIQLIHVSKQYDQRSALSDVTLEIDKGEFVLLMGPSGAGKSTLLRMLIGADRPDEGQIFVHQKNVTTLKPSDIPYLRRKVGTVFQDFRLLPKKSVFDNVSLPLLVQGVSSADIRRKVTEALRAVGVEHKRDQLPAGLSTGEQQRVCIARAIVNGPVVLLADEPTGNLDPVLTAEIIELFKLINARGTTVVVATHDPLVMAQVNRRVLTLSQGRLLPEQRGLA; from the coding sequence ATGATTCAACTGATCCATGTCTCGAAACAGTACGATCAGCGGTCGGCGCTTTCGGACGTGACGCTAGAGATCGACAAAGGGGAATTTGTGCTCCTGATGGGACCGAGCGGCGCGGGCAAGTCGACGCTGTTGCGGATGCTGATCGGAGCCGATCGGCCCGATGAGGGGCAGATCTTCGTTCATCAGAAAAACGTGACGACGCTGAAGCCATCCGACATTCCCTATCTGCGCCGCAAGGTCGGAACGGTATTTCAGGACTTTCGGCTGTTGCCGAAGAAGTCTGTGTTCGATAATGTCTCGCTGCCGTTGCTCGTGCAAGGCGTGTCTTCTGCCGACATCCGTCGAAAAGTGACGGAGGCCTTACGGGCAGTCGGCGTCGAGCACAAGCGCGACCAGCTTCCTGCCGGCCTCTCGACGGGGGAACAGCAGCGGGTCTGCATCGCGCGCGCGATCGTCAATGGGCCGGTCGTTTTATTGGCCGACGAGCCGACCGGCAATTTAGACCCGGTGTTGACGGCTGAGATCATCGAACTGTTTAAACTCATTAACGCGCGGGGCACGACGGTCGTCGTGGCGACGCACGATCCGCTCGTGATGGCGCAAGTGAATCGGCGGGTGCTCACCTTGTCGCAGGGCCGCCTGTTGCCGGAACAGAGAGGCTTGGCATGA
- a CDS encoding DEAD/DEAH box helicase, whose amino-acid sequence MSTFADMNLQPSLAQRLLQAGLSTPTPVQQAAIPVALEGRDIMAQAKTGSGKTLAFLLPIIEQVMRREASVPAPGPYVKSAGPSHSSGPKFLVLAPTRELALQIEMELRKYAPASVTSLSVYGGTPIERQYRALQRPPLVVVGTPGRLLDLAGSGHLKLGGVTFLVMDEADQMLDRGFLRDIQRIIRLLPAERQTLLFSATFSGDIQTLAQSMQRDPARISVDPGINSPTTIVHAYYVVPGDQVRTQLVHTLLQTMKGGERSMVFCDQKYKVRRLAAHLGGEPASVGSLTGNHSQAQRERTLGAFRAGNIRSLVATDVAARGLDIQDVVQVIHYELPTNPNSYVHRTGRTGRAEKEGSTFLILSQSEEREYLRMVRQLKIETKKLALPVFAPLPAPAPMPTSDYQDPRARPRRGAESTGRRSHGGENRGSAHRPGAPVGATRHSRY is encoded by the coding sequence ATGTCTACGTTTGCTGATATGAATCTACAGCCTTCCCTTGCCCAGCGCCTGTTACAGGCAGGCCTGTCGACACCGACCCCGGTGCAGCAGGCTGCCATTCCCGTGGCGCTGGAAGGTCGGGATATTATGGCGCAAGCCAAAACCGGGAGCGGCAAAACGCTCGCATTTTTGTTGCCGATTATCGAACAAGTCATGCGTCGGGAGGCCTCGGTGCCTGCTCCTGGCCCCTATGTTAAGTCCGCCGGCCCCAGCCATTCTTCAGGACCGAAGTTTCTCGTGTTGGCGCCCACGCGGGAGCTGGCGTTGCAGATTGAAATGGAACTACGCAAGTATGCTCCAGCGTCCGTGACGTCGTTGTCGGTGTACGGTGGGACGCCGATTGAGCGCCAATATCGTGCCTTGCAACGACCACCTTTGGTGGTGGTTGGGACGCCTGGCCGGTTGCTGGACTTGGCCGGTTCCGGCCATTTGAAGCTGGGCGGTGTGACGTTCCTCGTCATGGATGAAGCCGATCAGATGTTGGACCGCGGGTTCCTGCGGGATATTCAACGGATCATTCGTCTTCTTCCGGCTGAGCGCCAGACGCTGCTGTTCTCTGCGACATTTTCAGGGGACATCCAGACGCTCGCGCAGAGTATGCAGCGCGATCCCGCGCGAATCTCTGTCGATCCTGGGATCAACAGCCCGACCACGATCGTGCATGCCTACTATGTCGTGCCGGGAGACCAGGTCCGCACACAACTCGTCCATACCTTACTCCAGACCATGAAGGGTGGAGAGCGGTCGATGGTGTTCTGTGATCAAAAATATAAAGTGCGGCGGTTGGCCGCCCATTTAGGTGGCGAGCCTGCTTCGGTCGGTTCGTTGACCGGCAATCATAGCCAAGCGCAGCGGGAACGGACGCTTGGCGCCTTTCGGGCGGGCAATATTCGCTCGCTTGTAGCGACCGATGTGGCAGCCAGAGGCCTGGATATTCAGGATGTCGTCCAGGTGATTCACTATGAATTGCCAACCAATCCGAACTCCTATGTCCACCGGACCGGGCGGACCGGTCGCGCAGAGAAGGAAGGGTCGACCTTCTTGATTCTCTCTCAGTCCGAAGAACGAGAGTATCTTCGCATGGTGAGACAGTTGAAGATCGAGACGAAGAAGCTCGCGCTTCCTGTGTTTGCTCCGCTTCCGGCTCCGGCCCCAATGCCGACCAGCGACTATCAGGATCCTCGCGCGCGGCCCCGCCGAGGCGCGGAATCAACTGGTCGACGATCCCATGGGGGTGAGAACCGTGGCTCCGCTCATAGACCGGGAGCTCCGGTCGGCGCGACCAGGCATTCACGCTATTAA
- the ffh gene encoding signal recognition particle protein produces MLDALSEKFEKIFKKLRGSGVLTEQNIAEALKEVRLALLEADVNFKIVKDFIERVRVKAVGQEVLQSLTPGHQVVKVVWDELREMMGGERAGLALASNPPTVVMMVGLQGAGKTTTCGKLGRYVKAQGKRVLLVAADPRRPAAGDQLASLGRDLEIDVHRADSAQATHTDVVRICQAGVERGRVQGYDLVLLDTGGRLHIDDELMGELVAVRAAVQPHEVLLVADAMTGQDAVTMASQFDQRIGLTGVILTKVEGDARGGAVLSIRAVTGKPIKFLGVGEKLDALELFHPDRMASRILGMGDVLSLIEKAQETFTLEQAEDAQKLLSSQTFTLESFRAQLGQVSRLGSLDQILGMLPGGQKLKGAMEGQMPEREMKRVTAMIDSMTTRERRDHTLINGSRKKRIARGSGTKVEEVNRLIKQFLSARKIAKVMAGSGGRRQLAQLLRSM; encoded by the coding sequence ATGCTGGACGCGCTCAGCGAAAAATTCGAAAAGATCTTTAAGAAACTACGAGGTTCTGGGGTTCTCACCGAACAGAACATCGCGGAAGCCTTGAAGGAAGTTCGCCTCGCGCTGCTCGAAGCCGATGTCAATTTCAAGATCGTCAAGGACTTCATCGAGCGGGTTCGGGTAAAGGCTGTTGGGCAGGAAGTTCTCCAGAGTTTGACCCCCGGGCATCAAGTGGTCAAGGTCGTGTGGGACGAGCTGCGAGAGATGATGGGCGGGGAACGAGCCGGTTTGGCTTTGGCTTCGAATCCTCCCACCGTTGTGATGATGGTCGGGCTTCAAGGCGCCGGGAAAACGACGACCTGCGGCAAGCTTGGGCGGTACGTCAAGGCTCAGGGGAAACGGGTTCTTCTGGTCGCGGCCGATCCTCGTCGTCCGGCAGCTGGCGATCAGTTGGCAAGTCTGGGGCGTGACCTCGAGATCGACGTGCATCGGGCGGATTCGGCTCAGGCGACTCACACGGATGTCGTTCGCATTTGCCAGGCTGGCGTGGAGCGGGGCCGGGTGCAGGGATACGATCTTGTCCTGCTGGATACCGGCGGGCGTCTCCACATCGACGATGAGTTGATGGGGGAGTTGGTGGCGGTGAGAGCTGCCGTGCAACCGCACGAGGTGCTCCTAGTCGCCGACGCCATGACTGGCCAAGACGCCGTCACGATGGCGAGCCAGTTCGATCAACGGATCGGGCTGACGGGCGTCATTCTGACGAAGGTTGAAGGCGATGCCCGTGGCGGGGCGGTGTTGTCGATTCGGGCGGTGACCGGCAAGCCGATCAAGTTTTTGGGTGTGGGCGAGAAGCTCGATGCGCTGGAGTTATTTCATCCCGATCGGATGGCCTCGCGCATCCTCGGCATGGGCGATGTCCTTTCGCTGATCGAAAAGGCGCAAGAGACCTTTACGCTCGAGCAGGCGGAGGATGCGCAGAAGCTGCTGAGCAGCCAGACGTTCACGCTGGAGAGTTTTCGTGCTCAGCTGGGGCAGGTCAGTCGCCTGGGCTCGCTCGACCAGATTTTAGGAATGCTGCCGGGCGGTCAGAAGCTCAAGGGGGCGATGGAAGGGCAGATGCCTGAACGGGAGATGAAGCGAGTCACGGCCATGATCGACTCGATGACGACTCGTGAACGCCGCGATCATACGCTGATCAACGGCAGCAGGAAAAAGCGGATTGCGCGTGGAAGCGGAACGAAGGTGGAAGAGGTGAATCGGTTGATTAAGCAGTTTCTCTCGGCGAGGAAAATCGCCAAGGTTATGGCAGGGTCGGGAGGGCGCCGGCAGTTGGCGCAACTTCTGCGCTCGATGTAA
- the trmD gene encoding tRNA (guanosine(37)-N1)-methyltransferase TrmD, which translates to MRCDILTLFPDMVAPVLSQSILKRAQEKGLLHVQVRNLRDYTLDRHRVADDVPYGGGAGMVMKAEPILRAVEQIQADYALAGEQIRLLFPSPHGRPFTQAYAKNLAADTRRLVILCGHYEGVDERVRLALHPEEVSVGDYVLTGGELPALVLIDAAARLVPGVLGDPESIEEESFTDALLEYPHYTRPADVRGMLVPEVLLSGHHEVIRLWRRKESLRSTYQRRPDLLQDRVLSLEDQQLLDELTREGVVGTPVRCGEEGVVS; encoded by the coding sequence ATGCGGTGTGACATTCTGACCCTGTTCCCCGACATGGTGGCACCGGTGCTAAGCCAGAGCATTCTGAAACGAGCACAGGAAAAAGGTCTGTTGCACGTGCAGGTGCGCAACTTGCGCGACTATACGCTCGATCGCCATCGGGTGGCGGACGATGTCCCCTACGGCGGAGGGGCCGGAATGGTGATGAAGGCCGAACCGATTTTGCGCGCAGTGGAACAGATTCAGGCCGACTATGCGCTGGCCGGGGAGCAGATTCGGTTGTTGTTTCCGTCCCCGCACGGACGCCCATTCACGCAGGCCTATGCGAAAAATCTGGCGGCCGATACCCGCCGGCTTGTTATTCTCTGTGGCCACTACGAAGGGGTCGATGAGCGGGTGCGTCTCGCCTTGCACCCGGAAGAGGTTTCAGTCGGAGATTATGTGTTGACCGGAGGCGAGTTGCCGGCACTGGTGCTCATCGATGCCGCAGCCCGGTTGGTTCCCGGTGTGTTGGGTGATCCGGAGTCGATTGAAGAAGAGTCTTTTACGGATGCATTGCTCGAATATCCTCACTATACGAGACCGGCGGACGTTCGAGGGATGCTTGTGCCAGAGGTATTGCTTTCAGGACATCACGAGGTCATTCGTCTATGGCGTCGGAAGGAATCCCTGCGAAGCACGTATCAGAGACGGCCTGATCTGTTGCAAGATCGGGTCTTGAGTCTCGAAGATCAACAATTGCTAGACGAACTTACTCGTGAAGGCGTGGTTGGCACGCCTGTTCGATGTGGGGAGGAAGGGGTAGTCTCATGA
- the rpsP gene encoding 30S ribosomal protein S16 has translation MAVHLRLTRTGRHKRPLYRVVAADSRKPRDGRFLEILGIFDPLKEAGLPELKQDRVLSWLRQGAQPTVTVKTLLRRAGVWKTFEAEKAAEKAAKKKVA, from the coding sequence GTGGCTGTTCATTTGAGATTGACGAGGACTGGACGACATAAGCGACCGCTCTACCGCGTAGTGGCAGCGGATTCACGGAAGCCGCGCGACGGACGATTCCTGGAAATTCTTGGGATTTTCGATCCCTTGAAAGAGGCGGGTCTGCCGGAGTTGAAGCAGGATCGGGTGTTGAGCTGGTTGCGTCAGGGTGCCCAGCCGACCGTCACGGTGAAGACGCTCCTCCGCCGTGCTGGCGTCTGGAAGACGTTTGAGGCAGAGAAAGCGGCAGAGAAAGCAGCGAAGAAAAAGGTCGCGTAG
- the rimM gene encoding ribosome maturation factor RimM (Essential for efficient processing of 16S rRNA) codes for MTTAQADLITIGRIERHFGVRGEFKVRSLSDVPGRLEHLKQVQVLDPTGQVVEKTVAHVRRAGSTYIMSLVGVTTPEGAVALRGGLIQVPRCSAATLAADVYFECDLIGMTVENERGDEIGVVETILEIPDNHVFVVRKGTEEVLIPAAKSFVTSVDLAQRKMMVRGIDDLLEDRHAV; via the coding sequence GTGACCACGGCTCAGGCAGATCTGATAACGATCGGCAGGATCGAGCGCCACTTCGGTGTGCGCGGCGAGTTCAAGGTACGATCGTTGAGCGATGTGCCTGGCCGACTGGAGCACCTGAAGCAGGTGCAGGTTTTGGACCCGACTGGGCAGGTCGTCGAGAAGACGGTGGCTCATGTTCGGCGTGCCGGTTCGACCTATATCATGAGTCTTGTTGGCGTGACGACGCCGGAAGGCGCCGTCGCGTTGCGCGGGGGATTGATCCAAGTGCCGCGTTGTTCAGCGGCGACGTTAGCGGCAGACGTGTACTTTGAGTGCGACCTCATCGGGATGACGGTTGAGAACGAGCGGGGCGACGAGATTGGAGTGGTGGAGACAATTTTGGAGATACCGGACAATCACGTCTTCGTCGTTCGCAAGGGGACAGAGGAAGTCCTCATTCCGGCGGCGAAGAGCTTTGTGACTTCGGTGGATCTCGCACAGCGCAAGATGATGGTTCGCGGGATTGACGACTTGCTTGAGGATCGCCATGCGGTGTGA
- the rplS gene encoding 50S ribosomal protein L19: protein MNRLERIQQSFVKPSAPSFEIGDTVRVHVKVVEGEKERIQVFEGAVIARKGLLNTETFTVRKVSYGVGVERIFPIHSPIVTRVEVMRQGKVRRAKLYYLRGKKGKFAKVEDREFVASAKAKPGVARKTEAPATAAVAPKA, encoded by the coding sequence ATGAATCGGTTAGAACGGATACAACAGTCTTTCGTGAAGCCATCGGCGCCTAGCTTTGAAATCGGCGATACTGTCCGTGTGCATGTGAAAGTCGTTGAAGGGGAAAAAGAGCGTATTCAGGTGTTCGAGGGAGCCGTGATTGCTCGCAAAGGATTGCTGAACACGGAGACCTTCACGGTCCGCAAGGTGTCCTATGGCGTCGGGGTGGAGCGCATTTTCCCGATCCATTCGCCGATCGTGACACGCGTCGAGGTCATGCGCCAGGGTAAGGTACGCCGGGCCAAGCTGTATTATCTTCGCGGGAAGAAGGGCAAGTTTGCCAAGGTTGAAGATCGGGAGTTCGTCGCGAGTGCGAAGGCGAAGCCTGGGGTTGCTCGTAAGACTGAAGCGCCGGCTACGGCCGCTGTGGCTCCGAAGGCCTAG
- a CDS encoding YraN family protein produces MTILDPRRLFGQEGESAAEQYLRGKGYRILARNLRSSVGELDLVAEDGQVLVFVEVKARRTDAFGGAIHAVHQRKQEKLIQLAAQYLARHHLKDRLCRFDVVLLQGTNAKASHIEHIQNAFDVPGDDLRW; encoded by the coding sequence GTGACCATCCTTGACCCACGGAGGCTCTTCGGGCAAGAAGGAGAGTCGGCAGCAGAGCAGTACTTGCGCGGCAAGGGGTATCGGATTCTGGCGCGCAATCTGCGCTCGTCGGTGGGAGAGTTGGACCTCGTGGCTGAAGACGGTCAGGTGCTGGTTTTTGTCGAGGTGAAGGCGCGTCGGACCGATGCATTCGGCGGCGCGATCCATGCCGTACATCAGCGGAAACAAGAGAAGTTGATCCAGTTGGCTGCGCAGTATTTGGCCAGGCACCATCTCAAGGATCGACTCTGCCGATTCGATGTGGTCTTGTTGCAAGGTACGAACGCCAAGGCTTCGCACATCGAGCATATTCAGAATGCGTTCGACGTCCCCGGGGACGATCTTCGATGGTAA
- the uvrB gene encoding excinuclease ABC subunit UvrB — protein sequence MPPFQLEAPFKPCGDQGQAIDKLVAGIAAGRKHQTLLGVTGSGKTFTMANVVAQVQKPTLVLVHNKTLAGQLYQEFKQFFPHNAVEYFVSYYDYYQPEAYIPQSNTYIAKDASVNDAIDQMRHAATSALLQRNDVLIVSSVSCIYGLGSPEVYHEMVVFLEEGMEVRREKILAKLVEIQYARNDTDFHRGTFRARGDVIEVFPASNDAVSVRIELFGDVVDAIHEIDPLTGKSLGKLPKVAIYPNTHYLIAPDRYERAITGIEEELDERVAYFKKQNQLVEAQRIAQRTKFDLEMIRAMGYCHGIENYSRHLSGRAAGEQPPTLIDYFPKDFLLIVDESHATIPQVGGMYEGDYSRKRTLVEYGFRLPSAVDNRPLKFAEFERCFTQVVCVSATPGSYELGHAAGEIVEQIIRPTGLMDPVIEVRPAKGQVDHLLGEVRAEVAQGGRVLITTLTKRMAEDLSEYYHDLGIKVRYLHSDIKTLERAEILQDLRRGTFDVLVGINLLREGLDLPEVTLVAILDADKEGYLRSYRALIQTAGRAARNLRGHVILYGDVVTASMQMAIDETGRRRTIQAAYNAKHGIVPTSIKKDVLSLEYAVAELDYAQLDLVAETPAAYGGIEESTAQTLKRLEVDMKAAAKELEFERAATIRNKIRALKLRELEFKSEI from the coding sequence ATGCCGCCGTTTCAACTCGAAGCCCCATTTAAGCCCTGCGGAGATCAAGGTCAGGCCATCGACAAGTTGGTGGCCGGGATTGCGGCTGGCCGGAAGCATCAAACGTTACTCGGTGTCACCGGGTCCGGCAAGACCTTCACTATGGCCAACGTGGTGGCGCAGGTGCAGAAGCCCACCTTGGTCCTCGTCCATAACAAGACGCTGGCCGGCCAGCTCTATCAAGAGTTCAAACAGTTTTTCCCCCATAACGCGGTGGAGTATTTCGTCAGCTACTACGATTACTACCAGCCGGAAGCCTACATTCCCCAAAGCAACACGTACATCGCCAAAGATGCATCGGTCAACGACGCGATTGACCAGATGCGGCATGCGGCGACGTCCGCGCTGCTTCAACGAAACGACGTGCTGATCGTCTCGTCGGTCTCCTGTATTTACGGACTGGGGTCGCCGGAGGTCTATCACGAGATGGTGGTCTTCCTCGAAGAGGGGATGGAGGTCAGGCGGGAGAAGATTCTGGCGAAACTGGTCGAGATTCAATATGCCCGTAACGATACGGATTTCCACCGCGGCACGTTCCGGGCTCGCGGCGATGTCATCGAGGTGTTTCCCGCTTCGAATGACGCGGTGTCTGTCCGCATCGAGTTATTTGGCGACGTGGTCGATGCCATTCACGAAATCGACCCCCTCACGGGGAAGTCGCTAGGGAAGCTGCCGAAGGTCGCGATCTATCCGAACACGCATTATCTCATTGCGCCGGACCGGTATGAGCGGGCGATTACCGGTATCGAAGAAGAGCTGGACGAGCGAGTCGCCTATTTCAAAAAACAGAATCAGCTCGTGGAGGCCCAGCGGATTGCGCAACGGACTAAGTTTGATCTGGAGATGATCCGGGCGATGGGCTATTGCCACGGCATTGAGAACTATTCGCGGCATCTAAGCGGTCGTGCGGCCGGTGAGCAGCCGCCCACACTCATCGATTACTTCCCCAAAGATTTCTTGCTGATCGTGGACGAGTCCCATGCGACGATTCCCCAAGTGGGTGGGATGTACGAGGGCGACTACTCTCGAAAACGCACCTTGGTGGAATATGGATTCCGGTTGCCGTCGGCGGTCGACAATCGCCCACTTAAGTTCGCCGAATTCGAGCGCTGTTTCACGCAGGTGGTCTGCGTTTCTGCGACCCCCGGCTCGTATGAGTTGGGGCATGCGGCGGGAGAGATCGTCGAACAGATCATTCGCCCGACCGGCCTTATGGACCCGGTCATTGAGGTGCGACCGGCCAAAGGGCAAGTCGATCATCTCCTTGGCGAAGTGCGGGCAGAAGTGGCGCAAGGCGGGCGAGTGCTGATCACCACATTGACCAAACGTATGGCGGAGGACTTGAGCGAGTACTATCACGATCTCGGCATCAAGGTCCGGTATCTGCACTCTGATATTAAGACGTTGGAGCGGGCTGAAATCTTACAGGACTTGCGGCGCGGTACGTTCGACGTGCTGGTGGGAATCAATCTGTTGCGCGAAGGATTGGATCTTCCGGAGGTCACCCTGGTGGCGATCCTCGATGCCGATAAGGAGGGCTATCTGCGATCCTATCGTGCATTGATCCAGACGGCTGGGCGGGCAGCGAGGAACCTTCGTGGCCACGTGATCCTGTACGGTGATGTGGTGACAGCCTCTATGCAAATGGCAATTGATGAGACAGGGCGCCGGCGCACGATTCAAGCGGCGTACAATGCCAAGCATGGCATTGTGCCGACGAGTATCAAGAAGGATGTCTTGTCCCTCGAATATGCGGTGGCTGAGCTGGATTATGCCCAGCTCGATTTGGTTGCCGAGACGCCGGCTGCCTATGGAGGAATAGAGGAGTCAACTGCGCAGACCCTCAAGCGGCTGGAAGTGGACATGAAGGCCGCCGCCAAGGAGCTGGAGTTCGAGCGGGCCGCGACCATCCGAAATAAGATTCGAGCGTTGAAGTTGAGAGAGTTAGAATTTAAATCTGAGATCTAG